The genome window GACGGGATGCGTTTGAGGGTAGGTGTAGAGTCCCCGTCCAATCCGTTTGATGTCTCCGGCTTTCACGTGACGCGACAAGGCCTTGGCGATGGCCGTCCGCTCTCCGAGATCGGCGAAGTCTGCGGTAGTCCAAACAGAACCCATCCCTTTTCCTCGTATGCGGCTAATTAACTTTTTATCAATGGATTGCGTCACGAAAGTCGACTGTAATATGTCACAAAAAACTATACTTTTTCGTGACACAATGCTTGGTTCTTAGGGGCGACGCAAGAAAGATTAGCAGTGAGCCCGAGGGGGGGCGGAGGGAACGGATCTGGTGTCGTTGCGAGGGACTGACCCGCATTGGCTAAACCTGCCCTCGCATCCGTCTAGAACAGACTCATTGCCCGACATTTGCCAGATCCAACCACTGCTCAAGAGGTGCAAACACATCTACTGGTATGCAGATCAGGCTGTTTAGATGAATACAAGTGGTGGAGGTGGCGGGAGTCGAACCCGCGTCCCTCGAGCCTTCACATAAGGCGTCTACATGTTTGTTTTCGTTTTTGATCTCGCTCCGCAGTCGCGACGAAACCGCGCTACTTTTGAAGCCAGCCGCTTGGTGAAGTACGGCCGAGACGCAAGTGGCGCCCATTCCCGGCTATGCTCGCTGGTCGTCGCTCCGCACCGCCTAGCGAGTATCGGCGGGGGAACGTAGCGCTATATTTAAGCAGCTAGAGGCATTTCTTCATGTGTGCCATTTGTGTTTTTGATAGACGATTTAAGAGGCCAACTATCATCCTCTACATGCAGCCAGATGCTCCAACTTGAGGTCGAATCCGGAACACCCCCATGGCAGGCGTAGCCTGCAATTGAGATTGAAAATTTCAGATGTCTTGTCGCGAAGCTCCTAGAGTGTCGCCTCGCTCGGTACGACTTTGCTGGGGCCGCTTTTCAGCGGCGGTTTGACTGGAAGTCAAAGAACAAGGACCGGAAACGTGTCAGAAACTTTTCCGAAATCAAGTGATTTAGTCAGCTGCTGGTGGCTGGAGTTCCTTCTTGTCCTCGGAGAAGAGCACGGAGAGGCCGATGAGACCGAAGAACCCGCCGCCGAGAATGGCGATCCAGCGTAGCCCGCTTTGGCTGAGCGGCCGGTGGAATTGGGTGGGGTTGTCGGGATTGATGTAGACGGGAAGGGTGTTGCCGATGGCGAATTGGCCTTCGACGGGCTCGTCCTTATCGTAGCCTTTGGAGGAGGACTGGGAGTCGGTGTAGCTGCGTGCTCCGGAGGGGAGGTCCACTTGAAAGCTGTAGTGGATGGCCCAGCCTCCTTCGAGACCACCGTGTCTGGCTTCGCTTTGGGTGATGGTGGCTTCGTAGTAGTCCCAGTTGGCTTTAGCGTGGGCGTCCTCTTCCGCGGCTTGGAAACCGAAGTAGTAAATGATGAGGGCGGCGATGCCGAACCAGACGAGACAGCTCCAGCGGCCGGCCTTTGGGGTCTCGGGAATCGGGGATGTCTTTTCTGGGGATGGTGAGGGTGATTTGCTCATGGGAGGATGCTGTTTAAACCACGGTTTACACAGATAGACTGGGATGGTCTAAGGTTGGTGTGGGTGAGCCTGAGGGATTTTTGGAACCAAGGATGAACGCGGATTTTTTTGATAGTGAAGGAATCTTGGATCTATGACGCGTAAGATTCTAGCTTATCTGTCGTGGATTTATAGATACGGAGGGCTAGGGAGTTGAGATTTAGCTTTGCTGCGAGGGCGGCGGGAAAGATGCCGAGCCAGTAGGTTTTAATCCAAATGCGTGCGGCTTGGCGGAGATGGTTGATTTTGGATACGAGTTGCGGCGCGATAGCGTAGTAGGTGGCGACGAGGTCTCGGCCGCTTGGGGTTGCGAGCTGGCCCGCTGGCAGGCGCCGTTGAAGAAGGCGCTGTCGATGAGGTCGTTTTTCCAGTCGTCCTCGTTTGAGAAGAAATCCAGCCAGGCGAGGTTGCAGACCGCGGCGCTCGGATTGTTTTCCCGCAGCTGCGTCATCAGGACGGAAGCCAGCGGGTTGACTCGATTGCCGAGGGCGAGGGCGGTTTGGCGGACGCGCTCTTTGGTTTCGGGGCGGATTCGGGGTCGTCCGGCAGGGATCGCGAGACCGTGCTGGTAGAAACGCCGGCGGCGGCGGGCACATCGTCCATCGAGGGGCGGGTCTTGGCGGTAGAATGTGCAGCTTCGTCCATGCAGGCAAGAGGGGGAGCGACTGATGTTTTAGGGATTCGGCGGCGGTTGGGTATGGTTATTTAGTCATGTGTGGAGCTCTTGCCTTCCAGGGTGCCCGATTGTCGCATCGCCCGGATGGCGGCCGCCGCGTGAAGCGGGCTGGTTGGAATCTTTTTTGTCGAAAGGTTTAGTGATTTGTCGGGCTTGGCGGCTCTTACGCTTTGGTAAGGCAGCTCACTCTCCGGCGTAGATCGGCTGTTTGGACGAAATCGCCTCGCTCTTACTTCGTTTGCCCCCCCTAAAGCTACCCTAGATGAAAGACCTAAAGGAGCGTGGATCTTGGTTCACGGAAGAAATTCTACCGCATGAAGAAAGGCTGCGAAAGTGGCTGAGAAGCCAGTTTGACTTGAGGGATGGTGTCGATGACGTGGTGCAGGAGGCGTTTATGCAGGTGTACAAAGCGTCGGAAAAACGACCCATTACGAATCCGAAAGCCTACCTTTATTCGATCGCTCGTAACGCGTCTTACAAAAAGCTCAAAAAGGATGCGATGCTTGTCTCTGAGTCGTTTGAGGAGAGCTCGACGGTTGTTCCGTTCGAACCTTCCAAGGGTTCGGATGACTGGGTCATCTACCAAGAGGAGGTGGGGATGCTGCGCGACGCAATCCAGCGGCTTCCCAAAAAATGCAGAAAGATCTTTGTGATGAGAAGAATCCAAGGCTTGTCCCATGCCGAGATCGCCGAGCGCCTAGGGATATCGGTGAACACCGTTTCCGCCCAGCTTACGATAGGATTGCGGAAGTGCGCTCAATTTTTTGAAAAGGTCTAGGGGCCTGGGCTGGAGACCGAACCAATCTTTAAGGAACATGAAATCGAATATCGAAAAGACCGCTAGCCAGTGGGCCATCCGCGAGCAGGAAGGCTTGTCGGCTGCGGAGCGGGAGGAGCTGAGCAAGTGGCTTGTGGAGACGCCTGGCGCTCGGCGGGCATTGGAGCGGATGCGGAAAACGTGGGGACGATTCGAAATGCTGCGTAATACCGACCTTGCCGATGACCTCGTTGGCGATGAGTCCTCTGTGAATTGGTATTGGTATTCGTCACTCGCAGCTGGGTTGGTATTGGCGATCACGGCTTTGGCGTGGACCTTTATTCAAACTCCCTCTCACGATTCGCTGGAGGCGGAAGCAAGGGAGCTCCTCCGCTGGGAATCGGCCGATTTCGCGGAATTGGAGGATGGGTCCACGATAGACTTAAATAACGGAGCGGAAATTGAATACCAGTTTTCGGAAGGGAGCAGAAGTATTTGGGTCCTGCGTGGGGAGGCTTATTTTACGGTGGCCCCGGATCCCGAGCGGCCGTTTGTTGTGTATGCGGGGAATTCAGTGACTCAGGCGGTCGGCACCCAGTTCAATGTTAAGCTCAAGGAACGTTCCGTGGAAGTTCTGGTTACGGAGGGAAAGGTTCGATTT of Pelagicoccus enzymogenes contains these proteins:
- a CDS encoding LacI family DNA-binding transcriptional regulator; translated protein: MDEAAHSTAKTRPSMDDVPAAAGVSTSTVSRSLPDDPESAPKPKSASAKPPSPSAIESTRWLPS
- a CDS encoding FecR family protein, yielding MKSNIEKTASQWAIREQEGLSAAEREELSKWLVETPGARRALERMRKTWGRFEMLRNTDLADDLVGDESSVNWYWYSSLAAGLVLAITALAWTFIQTPSHDSLEAEARELLRWESADFAELEDGSTIDLNNGAEIEYQFSEGSRSIWVLRGEAYFTVAPDPERPFVVYAGNSVTQAVGTQFNVKLKERSVEVLVTEGKVRFSFQQTDAVRPEEDEASAVESAYLTEQHCASLLNDPEEDSGFVIRELDPEELRSLIVWKPVTLRFDSTPLAEVLELFNQYNEIQLVLEDGELGDLKVAAKFRSNKLDGFVRLLEATSGIKSRREGDNIYLYAGN
- a CDS encoding DUF3592 domain-containing protein, which translates into the protein MSKSPSPSPEKTSPIPETPKAGRWSCLVWFGIAALIIYYFGFQAAEEDAHAKANWDYYEATITQSEARHGGLEGGWAIHYSFQVDLPSGARSYTDSQSSSKGYDKDEPVEGQFAIGNTLPVYINPDNPTQFHRPLSQSGLRWIAILGGGFFGLIGLSVLFSEDKKELQPPAAD
- a CDS encoding RNA polymerase sigma factor, translated to MKDLKERGSWFTEEILPHEERLRKWLRSQFDLRDGVDDVVQEAFMQVYKASEKRPITNPKAYLYSIARNASYKKLKKDAMLVSESFEESSTVVPFEPSKGSDDWVIYQEEVGMLRDAIQRLPKKCRKIFVMRRIQGLSHAEIAERLGISVNTVSAQLTIGLRKCAQFFEKV